Part of the Candidatus Eisenbacteria bacterium genome is shown below.
GCGTTGCACTCGTCGGTGGTGCAGGCGTGACCGTCGTTGCAGTCGGCCGGGGTCGTGCAGGTGGTGCAGTTGGGGATGGCAGGGTTCGCGCAGACCCCCGCGTTGCACTGGTCGGTGGTGCAGGCGTTGTTGTCGTTGCAGTCGGCCGGCGTGGTGCATGGCGTGCAGTTCGGAATGGTGAAGGCGCCGCAGACGCTGCCCTCGCAGGTCGGCGTGGTGCAGGGGTTGCCGTCGTCGGTGCAGGTCTCCGGGGTCGCGCACTCCTCGCAGCTCGGGATGGCGGGATTGGCGCAGACGCCGTCGCTGCAGAGGTCGGCGGTGCAGGCGTGACCGTCGTGACACTGCTCGGCAGTCGTACACTCGGTGCAGTTCGGGATCGCGGGGTTGGCGCAGACGCCGGCGTTGCACTCGTCGGTGGTGCAGGCGTGGCCGTCGTTGCAGTCAGCCGGGGTGGCGCACTCGGTGCAGTTCGGGATCGCAGGGTTGGCGCAGACGCCGTTGTTGCACTGATCCGACGTGCACGCGTGGCCGTCGTTGCAGTCGGCCGCCGACCGGCATTCGGTGCAGCCGGGAATCGGCGTGTTCGCGCAGACGCCGTTGTTGCACTGATCGGTGGTGCAGACGCGACCGTCGTTGCAGTCGGACGCGGCGATGCAAGGCGTGCAGCTCGGCTTCGCGGAGTGGGTGCAGACGCCGGCGTGGCACTCGTCGAGCGTGCAGGCGTTGCCGTCGTGGCAGTCGGCGTCGCTCCCGCACTCCTGGCAGCCGGGGATGGTCGTGTGCGAGCAGCCCTGCGCGCCGTTGCAGGCGTCGATCGTGCAGGCGTGCCCGTCGTTGCAGAGGTCCGACCCCTCGTCGACCTTGCCGTCGCAGTCGTTGTCGATGCCGTCGCAGGTCTCGGGGCCGTCGCCGCCGGTCACGTCGAGGAATGCCGTCGCCGACTGCTGGTTCGCATTCGACGCCCGGGCGCTGGCGGTGTTCGTGAAGTCCTTCGAGCCGCAGACAGGGCGCGCCTTGGCGGTGATCTTCACCGTCACCTTCTTGCCGGCGCCGAGGCTCGGGAGCTTCACCAGGAGGGGGTTCGTCGAGATGATCGAGTAGCCGCCGCAGGAGGCGTCGTCGGTCGTCACCGTCACGCCGATGCTGCTCATGAACGACGGGAGGGCGATGTCCTCGATGACGACGCTGGTCGCCCGCTTCTTCGTGTTGGCGACGTCGATCGTGTACGTGACGAGCGTCTGGACGCCGATCGGCGCGGTAGCCGGGCTCACCGACTTCCGGATCTGGAGCGAGGTCGTCGGGTTGGAGCACGTGTTCGACCAGCGCTTGCCGCCGCGCTTTCCCTTCGCCTTCGCCGACGCCGTGCTCGGCGCCTGTGCGAGAGCGAAGCACGCCACGATGGCGGCGGCCGTGATCCAGGTCCGTCCTCGGAGTGTACGCATGAAGCCCCTCTCGCTCGATCGATCGGCGGTCACACCAGTGCTCGTCACGGCGGAAGTGCGTAACAAGGCGCGTGCCGTCACGCCTTCGCCGCGAGCGACACAAATTTCACTCCCGTCTCGATCTGCATGCGACGACGCCTTGCGGTCGCGCCAACGCGCGGGAAACACGAGCGTCGTCGACGGAACGCGAAGCATTCGCGTCCGCGAGCGCCGTGCGGGGCCGGCGACGGCCATCCCGGTTCGCCAGCTCCGCTCTCACGTGTTTCCGTGACGCGCGTCGAGCAGAGCGCACGGCTGCTGGGCGCGCACCCGCGCTCCGCGCAGACGTCATGGACCGGCCCCGAAAGCGTGCATCACTGCACGTCGTGCGCATGCACAAGGGTCAGATCTGGCAGCGGTCGCGAGCAGCGGGGCGCTGCTCGCAGCGTTCGCCGTGCGCGACGCCGAAGGGCGCCGTCGCTTGACCGCACCACGGCTTCGCGCGATGGGGGCCGCCGTGTGGGTGCTTCTCGCTCCCGTGCTCGCGCTCTTCGAGCCGGGCTTCTACGCGCGAGCGGCGCGCGCGTCGGTGGTGCGTGGCTTCGCGTATCTCGCGTACCTGGCGTTCCTCACCGCGGTGGGAGCCGGGCTCATGCTCGAGTGGCGCTGGTACCCCGCGCTCGACGACCTCGCCGAGTGGGTCGCCGATCGGCTCCCGGCCATCACGTTCACGGTCGACGGCCCCCGGGTCGCAGACGCGACGCCCGTCGTGATCGAGCACCCGACCTACGGGCGGCTCCTGCGCATCGACACGACTGCGGACCTGCCGGATACGAGCGAGCCGGCGTTGGTGACCATCACGCGCAGCCAGATCGTGCTCTCGCGCATCGATGGGACCACCCCCGAGCACCGCGCCTGGGACGTCGTCCCGCAGACGGACGAGGCGCGCCGCAACTGGTCGGACGTCACGATCGACGGGCGGCGAGCCCGCATCCTCTTCCGGGAGCTGCGCTGGCTCGCCTGGATGGTCGTGCCGGCGGTGTTCGTGCTCGCTTTCACCTGGAAGCTGATCGCGGGTCTCGTCTACAGCGTCCTCGCCGTCGTCATGAACGCCGTGCTCGGGACGCGTCTGTCGTATCCCGCCCTGCTGAACGTCACGTGCTTTGCGCTGACGCCGGCGACGCTCCTGTGGTGGATGTCAGTCGTCGGGCTCCTGGGCGACATGCGCGTCGAGTGGCCGGTGTCGCTCTGGGTGACCGGAACGTACCTCTTCCTCGGCATCCGGTCGGCCGGACCCGTCGAGCCCTCGGCGGCGGTTTCCTAGCCCGTCTGGCGCTGGGCGATCTTGGCCCAGGTGTCGCGCAGCGTGACCGTGCGGTTGAACACGGGTGCGCCCGGGCGCGAGTCGACGGGGTCGGCACAGAAGTAGCCCATGCGCTCGAACTGCCATCGGCTGGCGGCCACTGCGCGGGCGAGGCTCGGCTCGAGCTTCGCCGTGAGACGCTCGAGCGACGCCGGGTTCAGGTGCGAGAGCCAGTCGTCGCCGCTCGGGTCTTCGACGTTGAACAGCCGATCGTAGAGGCGGACCTCGGACTCGATGGCGTGCGCGGCCGATACCCAGTGGATGGTCGCCTTCACCTTGCGGCCGTCGGCCGGGGTGCCGCCGCGGCTCGCCGGATCGCAGGTGCAGCGCACCTCGGCGATCTCGCCGCGGTCGTCCTTCACCACGCCCGTACACTTCACGATGTACGCCCAGCGCAGGCGGACCTCCTTGCCGGGCGAGAGGCGGAAATACTTGGGCGGCGGGATTTCCTGGAAGTCCTCGCGCTCGATGTAGAGGACGCGCGAGAAGGGAACGGTGCGCGTCCCCATGGCGGGATCTTCGGGGTTGTTGACGGCCTCGAGATCCTCGACGCGGTCCTCGGGAAAATTCTCGATCACGAGCCGCAGGGGTCGCAGCACGGCCATCACGCGCGGCGCGGAGCGGTTCAGATCCTCGCGGATCGCGTGCTCGAGCATCGCGACGTCGATCGTGCTGTTGCGCTTGGAGACGCCCATGCGCTCCCAGAAGGCGCGGATGGTCTCGGGCGGCACGCCGCGGCGGCGGAAGCCGGACAGCGTCGGCATGCGCGGGTCGTCCCAGCCGGCGACGTGCCCTTCGTCGACCAGCGTCAGGAGCTTCCGCTTGCTCATGACGGTGTAGGTGAGGTTCCCGCGCGCGAACTCGATCTGCTGAGGCTTCGCCTCGGTACGGCAGTTCTCGATCAGCCAGTCGTACAGCGGCCGGTGATCCTCGAACTCGAGCGTGCAGATCGAGTGCGTGACGAACTCGATCGCGTCCGAGAGCGGGTGCGCGTAGTCGTACATGGGATAGATGCACCACGTGTCGCCGGTGCGATGATGCTCGGCGTGGCGGATGCGGTAGAGGACGGGGTCGCGCATGTTCAGGTTCGGCGACGCCATGTCGATCTTGGCGCGCAGGACGAGCTTCCCGTCCGGAAACTCCCCGGCACGCATGCGGCGGAAGAGGTCGAGGCTCTCGTCGATCGGACGAT
Proteins encoded:
- a CDS encoding DUF1189 family protein, coding for MGAAVWVLLAPVLALFEPGFYARAARASVVRGFAYLAYLAFLTAVGAGLMLEWRWYPALDDLAEWVADRLPAITFTVDGPRVADATPVVIEHPTYGRLLRIDTTADLPDTSEPALVTITRSQIVLSRIDGTTPEHRAWDVVPQTDEARRNWSDVTIDGRRARILFRELRWLAWMVVPAVFVLAFTWKLIAGLVYSVLAVVMNAVLGTRLSYPALLNVTCFALTPATLLWWMSVVGLLGDMRVEWPVSLWVTGTYLFLGIRSAGPVEPSAAVS
- a CDS encoding glutamine--tRNA ligase/YqeY domain fusion protein: MADRTDAATTPPTPGPDFIRQIVAEDARTGKHGGRVVTRFPPEPNGYLHIGHAKAIGIDFGIALENQGVCHLRFDDTNPTKEDVEYVDAIMEDVRWLGFDWGDKLFYASDYFERLYRYAEQLIRDGKAYVDSLTADEIRQLRGTLTEPGRNSPYRDRPIDESLDLFRRMRAGEFPDGKLVLRAKIDMASPNLNMRDPVLYRIRHAEHHRTGDTWCIYPMYDYAHPLSDAIEFVTHSICTLEFEDHRPLYDWLIENCRTEAKPQQIEFARGNLTYTVMSKRKLLTLVDEGHVAGWDDPRMPTLSGFRRRGVPPETIRAFWERMGVSKRNSTIDVAMLEHAIREDLNRSAPRVMAVLRPLRLVIENFPEDRVEDLEAVNNPEDPAMGTRTVPFSRVLYIEREDFQEIPPPKYFRLSPGKEVRLRWAYIVKCTGVVKDDRGEIAEVRCTCDPASRGGTPADGRKVKATIHWVSAAHAIESEVRLYDRLFNVEDPSGDDWLSHLNPASLERLTAKLEPSLARAVAASRWQFERMGYFCADPVDSRPGAPVFNRTVTLRDTWAKIAQRQTG